In Leisingera sp. NJS204, the following are encoded in one genomic region:
- a CDS encoding MarR family winged helix-turn-helix transcriptional regulator: protein MDETHSLAVSLFSEILMADQLARSRLSKVLPKGMELSHFSVLNHLARAGLERSPAQLAKAFHVTRGAMTNTLGKLEVAGYIHVRPDWDDARRKMVAISPAGKQARDAALAGIIPVISEVVGELGSDRVRATLPILRELRGKLEESG, encoded by the coding sequence ATGGATGAGACACATTCCCTGGCGGTATCGCTGTTCAGCGAGATTCTGATGGCTGACCAGCTGGCCCGGTCACGTCTCAGCAAAGTGCTGCCCAAAGGGATGGAGCTGTCGCATTTCTCGGTGCTGAACCACCTGGCCCGGGCTGGACTGGAACGCTCGCCCGCGCAGCTGGCCAAGGCGTTTCACGTAACCCGCGGCGCTATGACCAACACGCTGGGCAAGCTGGAAGTTGCCGGATACATCCATGTCCGCCCGGATTGGGACGATGCGCGGCGCAAGATGGTGGCGATCAGCCCAGCCGGCAAACAGGCCCGGGATGCGGCATTGGCCGGGATCATTCCGGTGATTTCAGAAGTTGTGGGGGAATTGGGCAGCGATCGGGTCCGGGCGACCTTGCCCATTCTGCGCGAACTGCGTGGCAAACTGGAAGAGAGCGGCTGA